Genomic DNA from Oncorhynchus clarkii lewisi isolate Uvic-CL-2024 chromosome 28, UVic_Ocla_1.0, whole genome shotgun sequence:
ACACCAGTCAGCAGTGCTTCTTGCGAGAGAAGCTTCTCAGCTTTAAAACTGATTGAAACCCACCTTAGGACAACAATGGTTAATGATAGGTTAAGTCACCTCGGAATTCTCAGTGTTGAGTCAAGGAGggcacgctccctcaacatggATGAGTTTGTGAAACATTTTGCCAGTTCCCACCAGAACCGCAGAATTATCCTGTTTTAAATCTACCTAGGATAATTTGGCACTTAGATGGTCCCTCTGGTCATGATTAAAACCTGCACTCTGTACTAACTAGAACACTGAGATTCTAAAATGATAAATCCAAAGGGTATCATGTCACACAGATTTAATTTGGACTTGATTTGGCCAATTCCAAAACGTTTCTTTGCAATTCgttaaaataatatatatgaGCATAAATATGATACTGTAAGTTTGTGATATTGATGGGCACCAAAATAATTATTTTTCAAGTCCATTTTTGCTTGATACCTGTTATGTCAAATTGCagtgtgtttttttgtaaatgtactttttttgtaaataaactATGCAATTTATGTAACACACAAATGCTATCTTATCTCTTTAGTGCTTGAGCTTTATATTCTGAAAATATGTTGGGTCTTCAACACTTATAGACCCAGATTATATATTCATGAAAACAGAGTAACCCAAGtctctcctgtgtgtgagagagagaggcactgaCTATTCATAGTATGTTAAAGAATTCTAGTGAACAGACCCTTctggaccacactatctaccacaatgAAGAACTCCGGGTTAAGTGAATTATCACTTCTACCTCTAATCAGCAATTATCAGATTCATTCATCCTCCTTAGATGCCAGGTTAGGGTTACACACTAATTTTCTGTCATGGTCTATGGACCCCCTGAAGTAGCCTTGGCCAACCCATGTATACAACTCTAGTTCCGCCACTGTCTGGGCTACTGCATGGCACTCTCCAGGCTACTACGCGCCCGCGCGCAGTTTAGAGGGAATGTTGGGCCTAAGTAAATTAcggtattaagactaaacaggatgcGCTCTTAAGGCCTACAGTATAACAGGTGGTTGGTTATACTGGGTTGAATTCAGTTGAAGTGAAACGTTCAGATATGGAATGCTGAAAATAGAAATGTAGCATAGAGTTGAACAGATTCCATATTCTACATGATAGACAATAATATATTCCCATCTGAGCGGTCTGTAATGTTTCACACTCCTGAACAGCCCGCTGATTCGTTGCTGGGAATTATATTGCGGCCGTACAGTAGGACGCAACgttttggaacgttcagataTAAATAAGCTATGTAGAACACGAATCACGTCGGATGTATTcatggcatttctatctgcaacgtttgACAACATTTGGCTAATTTACATGGCGCTGGTGTTACACTTTTATTACCAAGTGATACTGTAGCCTAGTATCGTTCCATTTGGTTTTAGTGTATGATTTACCACCCATGCTGTTGAACAACGTTTGGATCTGTCCATTTTTATACAAATACTTATCTACCTATTTTATTGCTGACAAAATAAAGCAAAGAGTGACAATGCTTGTTCTGTTCAATATAATGTGTGTGATTCACAGGATTGCAGGGGacaatgtgtcacgccctgaccttagttatctctgttttcgttattattttggttaggtcagggtgtgacgagggagGGTGGGAATGTtagtcttgtctagggtttttgtatatccAGGGGGTTTGTAAGTCTAGGTATGAaaatctttatactctctttggataattcattccaatcatttaaaagttaacagcaggtatctatggtggcctgaattggttcccaatcagaggcagctgtttatcgttgtctctctTGGgtatcctatttaggttgccattttcccttTTGGTTTCCAgggttcttgtctatgtgtagttgcctgtcagcactcgtttttgtatagcgtcacgttcgtggtgttattttgttcagtgttctttcttcattaaaagaagaatgtatgcatatcacgctgcgccttggtctcctcattacaacgaacgtgacacaaTGTTGTCTGTCAAATGACGtttgtaaataaaaacagtacatttaaaaatatatattttaaaaggtATAATTGCCTATATACAAAAAGAACAGTAAAATATATACTAATAATTAATTGTTTAAATAAATTCAAAATGAAATTAAAACCCTTTTTGTAAAATGTAATGGGAATTAGGTAATTCTGTTTATGATGGAGTGTGTTGATGGACCTCCCCTTGGCCTATGACGTGATACGGTGCGATGAAGTGGCATATCTTGAAGAGAAGACAGTCAGAGAAGAGAAGATAGGCAACATATAATAGAATACACGTATCTTAATCTCACTAAACCAAGTGTAAATTGCCGTTTGGCATAAAAAATGCCGAAAACCGTTGGCGATACATTAATTGGTGTCCTTAATGATTTGGGAATGACTAAACTGAAGTGGTTCAGACTCAAACTCTGTGAACGCAAGCAGGAGCCAAAAATTCGCAAGGGCAATGTTGAAAATTTGGACCCAATAGACTTGGCAGACCTTCTGACCCGTACCTTCACTGAAGACGGGGCTTTGGATGTGGCTATAGAGGTATTGAGGGCAATTGACTGCCATGACGGCGCAAAGGAACTGACGGATTTCAAAAAAGGTAAATCGAACATAGTAGGAGGCACTTCCATTGGACATTTTAATATATCTTTTAAAAATGTCATTTCGTATCTTTGAAGGGTTTAAAAAACACTTCAGTTAACCCAAAAGTATTCTAGAAGAAAactttattaaataaataatacacgTGTTTTTAAATTGCATTAAAATGTCTGTATGTAAAACTAAGGAACTTGACCGTACTACTTTAACTTATGAGCACATTCTATTTGTTCATATTTGTATTCAATTGGTGGTGTCTCGTGAAGATTATTTTACAGCTCAAGAATCTTCGGTAATGTCGGGTGCTGCTAAGGGAAGTGCGCTTGGACCAAATAACATTATCAAAGGTAACACTAAAACGGGTGTTATATAGCCTAATGTTTCAAATACGTTATCAAAATGTATGTTTTATTGTAATTGGTAATGGTGTATGTAGGGACAAATTCAACATGTAAAGTTTTCTACCTTGATGAACAATCACAAAAGTCCTTCCTTTTCATTTCCTCATTAAATTGGTCAGTGAAACTGCTGCCCTCCTCTAAATCTTTAACAGCATTTTCCCTCCTCATATTTAATGCTGTCTGAATTACAAAAAGTGCATCATCACGCCTATCCTCCAATTTGTGCAccctacacgcacacacaaagacGCACCATTAAAGGAGAAGTGTAGAGATATAGGCCCCTATCAAATACATTATGTATGCTTTGCAGTCCATCACCTTTAATATTCCTAAACCATGTCCTATCTCTACCTCAGACAAACACTTTGTGGACCATCACCGGACGGCCCTGATCGACAGAGTGAGCCAGGTGGCACCCATCTTGGATAGGCTCCTGGAGAGGGGAGTCATCACCTCAAATGCCTACAGTGACGTGAGGGCTGAAAAAACCAAACAGAACAGGATGAGGGAGCTCATAGATGTCCCTCTGAAAGCATCTGGGTCCAAAGGCAAAGATGTGTTCTTAGATATCCTTATGGAACAGGAGCCATACCTAATCAGTGAACTGAAGGGGGAATAATGGGGATAGGGGCCACTTGATTTTGTTTTTAGTGCAAGGGACAAACATTTGATGATAATAATGCACTCTGTTTTACAGTATATTCTTAAATTGGGAAAATGAATTCTCTCCAAAGTCtgcaaaaaaattaaaacaaattatattaaccgctgttttttaaattttcatGAGCAAGTACTGTGTCGTGAATTCTAATCATCTAGCTGTTTGGAACTCAACAATAGAAAACATACATGTGTTATGTAGCCTATACAAAGGAGTGCATCTGTGCTTTGGCTACGTAGTTTCTTAAACATAAACAAGCATACGGCCATTTGAATGTAAATGTCTGCTTAACATAAGAGATCCATtgatagcctggtctcagatctgtttgtctTGTCAATTAATTGTCATTGTCGGCATGACAAGGAGCGGCAAGGActggcatgatggcacaaacagactgatAACCAAGAGTGTATTTTTTAGTTGCATTCGAGTTTCCATTGGACACATTCAGGTATGTCCCTCCGTTTTGTTCCGTCTGCTTTTGTTTGCATCAGTTTCTTCTGTTTGGTTTCGTTTGGTTGCTAGTTAGTGAATACATGCTACCATCCATATATGGCTGTCTTTAGAAGTAGGTGGGACAATCATCTATCTTGCAAATGCCGCGTTCACGTGCTGatcggaactaggaaactgacATTTCCGACTagctaactggttgtagttattCACATTCCGCATTCAACCAGTTGGAAATGTCAGTTTCCTAGTTTTGACTAGCAT
This window encodes:
- the LOC139387286 gene encoding apoptosis-associated speck-like protein containing a CARD isoform X1 produces the protein MPKTVGDTLIGVLNDLGMTKLKWFRLKLCERKQEPKIRKGNVENLDPIDLADLLTRTFTEDGALDVAIEVLRAIDCHDGAKELTDFKKDYFTAQESSVMSGAAKGSALGPNNIIKDKHFVDHHRTALIDRVSQVAPILDRLLERGVITSNAYSDVRAEKTKQNRMRELIDVPLKASGSKGKDVFLDILMEQEPYLISELKGE
- the LOC139387286 gene encoding apoptosis-associated speck-like protein containing a CARD isoform X2 — encoded protein: MPKTVGDTLIGVLNDLGMTKLKWFRLKLCERKQEPKIRKGNVENLDPIDLADLLTRTFTEDGALDVAIEVLRAIDCHDGAKELTDFKKAQESSVMSGAAKGSALGPNNIIKDKHFVDHHRTALIDRVSQVAPILDRLLERGVITSNAYSDVRAEKTKQNRMRELIDVPLKASGSKGKDVFLDILMEQEPYLISELKGE